From the genome of Spodoptera frugiperda isolate SF20-4 chromosome 23, AGI-APGP_CSIRO_Sfru_2.0, whole genome shotgun sequence, one region includes:
- the LOC118266904 gene encoding solute carrier family 25 member 35, with protein MIYISTMDFLVGGLAGVGAGFFSNPFDVVKTRMQLQGELRARGKHAVHYKNVPHAMYNIVKHDGIAALQKGLVPALWFQLVVNGVRLGIYQQADNYGLLRDKDNNTQFVNSLFFGCVSGMCGGLCGSPLQLVKTQLMSYSSQKIAVGTQHAHPGMMYAFQKIYTKNGLSGLWRGAHGMMMRNSIGSASQIASFAVCKEWMDNNNMFQQSKYLSAFVASNIGALVKTVFLNPMDVIMTRLYNQAVDASGRGVMYAGIADCARKIVKAEGLIAFCKGMGPSYLRQAPHTVLLLVFWDMLKDLQKSIKLHA; from the exons atgatttacatAAG TACAATGGACTTCCTTGTGGGAGGCCTGGCAGGAGTTGGTGCAGGGTTTTTCAGTAACCCGTTTGATGTTGTCAAGACCCGCATGCAGTTGCAAGGAGAGCTGAGAGCTCGGGGAAAGCATGCGGTCCACTACAAAAATGTGCCACATGCCATGTACAATATAGTGAAACATGATGGCATTGCTGCTTTGCAGAAAGGACTAGTACCAGCACTGTGGTTCCAACTAGTTGTCAATGGGGTAAG ATTAGGCATCTACCAACAAGCGGACAACTATGGCCTCCTTCGGGACAAGGATAACAACACACAATTTGTGAACAGTCTCTTCTTTGGCTGTGTGTCAGGGATGTGTGGAGGACTATGTGGCAGTCCATTACAGCTGGTGAAGACCCAGCTCATGTCGTACTCCTCACAGAAGATAGCTGTTGGCACTCAGCATGCCCACCCAGGCATGATGTACGCTTTCCAGAAAATCTACACCAAGAATGGTTTGTCAGGACTTTGGAGAGGTGCCCACGGAATGATGATGAGGAATTCCATTGGATCTGCATCTCAAATTGCTTCTTTTGCTGT ATGTAAAGAATGGATGGACAACAACAACATGTTTCAACAATCCAAGTATTTGTCGGCGTTCGTGGCGAGCAACATTGGGGCGCTGGTGAAGACTGTGTTCCTGAACCCCATGGATGTCATCATGACCCGGCTTTATAACCAAG cTGTTGACGCAAGCGGGCGAGGGGTTATGTACGCTGGTATAGCCGATTGCGCCCGAAAAATCGTCAAGGCGGAAGGCCTAATAGCATTTTGCAAAGGCATGGGCCCATCGTACCTTCGTCAAGCACCTCACACAGTGCTTCTACTAGTATTCTGGGACATGCTAAAAGATCTGCAAAAAAGTATTAAACTACACGCGTAG